Part of the Aureitalea marina genome, CATCCTCATGTGTTTAATAGGAATCAAAGTTATCCTTTTTTCGAAGCTGACGCAGCAAATAAATACTCAGTCCAACTGCGACAATCAAAAGGGCAAAGAAAATATACCAGGTGTTGGCGAAACCAAACTGGTCGATCAAGTTCATTCCTCCATTGTGCCCAATGATGTGAGACAATGACCAACTCATGCTGTAAAGCCCCATATAGCTTCCCTTGCGTCCTTCTGGCGAAAGTGCGATGGCCAGGGCATTAGAAAAGGGGGAGCCTATCATCTCGCCTAGGGTCATTAGTATCATCCCGACAATCAAGATCCAAAAACCGCTACTGAAGTTCAGGACCAAGAAGCTAGCAGCCAGGAACAATATTCCCCAGATCATGGCTCCGGTCTTGGTCAGTCCTAGCCGTTCCAACCAGCCGATCAGTGGCATTTCCAGTAATACGATCATAGCTCCATTTAGAAACAGCAGCCAGCCGATCACATCTTCGCTTAACCCACGATCTTCCTGATAGTAGAGCGGAACCGTAGAGAAGTATTGAACGAAGACCAGGCTATTGATCACCATGATCAGCAGGAACAGCATGTACAATGAATTACGATATGGTGGTTTCCCGGCTTTGACTTTCTCTTTCTCTTCATTTTGATCCCGTTTCTTGGGTTTTAACAAGACGAATAACAGTGCAGAAGCTAGCAGGCAGCTGCCTCCATCTATCCAGAAGATGGAATTGTAACTCACATGAGCAATTAGTATACCTCCAATTACAGGCCCTATTGAAAAGCCCAGGTTGATGGCCAGACGTATTAGCCCAATGCTGCGCGTCAGGTTTTCTTTTTTGCTATACACGTCAGCGGCCACGAATATCCCGGGACGATACAAGTCTACCGCCCACATTAGTCCAAATAGCCCGATGACCAATCCTTCAAAACTGTCGATAAATTGAATACTGATGAACCCTAGTCCTCCCAGGAACAAACTGATCACTATGGTCTTGTAAAATCCGATCCGATCGGTGAGCTTACCGCCCATCCAGTTACCCAAAAGTGAACCCAAGCCATAGCCGGTCATGATCCATCCGACCTGAGGTAGACTAAATCCTTTCTCACTCACCAAATACAGTGAGAGAAAGGGGATTACCATTGCTCCTGCCCGGTTGATAAAGGTAACCAGCGAGAGTAGCCAGATCTCCTTGGAAAGACCTTGAAAGTTTGCTACATAGTGCCGATAGAGCGTTTTCATGTATATCAAAATTAAAACGTCCGGCTTTCGGGCCGGACGTTTGGTCATGGTTTTATCTTATCGTTTGATCAATACCATATACACCTCATTCCTGGCCAGTAAGCGGTCACTTGGATTCGTTGTGTATTGGAATTTTTCATTTATTCTGTGTTCCTGTCAAAAGTACTAAAAAAAGCGAACCAGCCATATCCCTAGAAATACCGAAGCGAAACCCAGGACAAAGCTTCCTATGGCGTAGATACCAAAGGAAAGCAGGTCACCGCTCTTCAATAAAACATGGTTTTCATAGGCAAAGGTGGAAAAGGTGGTGAACCCTCCACAGAATCCGGTTGCCAATAAAAGAACAGCCTGGTCGGAAATCCCCTGTGATCGCGCAGCAAAACCTAAGATGATCCCAATGAGCAAGCTCCCTAGGACATTGGCCAGGAAAGTCCCGTAGGGGATACCGCTTTGAGAACTGTTGAGGTAGAGTCCGAGACCATAGCGGGCGATGCTACCCAGTCCACCTCCAAGGAATACAAGTAAGACGTTTTTCATTTGGTGAGCTTACTTAGCGAAGATAAACAAAATGACAGGCTAGGGGATTTGAGTGATTTATCTCATGAGCTTAAACCTAAGAATTCATAAATTTGGCGAACTAATCCAATAAAGATGAAACGACAATTAATTCTGGGACTTAGCTTGCTTTTGGCTGTGCTGTGGTCCTGTGCCAATGACAAATCCAAGGAAGCCGAAAAAACTGATGAAGTTGCTCAAACAGAAATGGCTTCGGACAATTTTGATTACCAGGTAGATCAATTTGCTGAT contains:
- the crcB gene encoding fluoride efflux transporter CrcB yields the protein MKNVLLVFLGGGLGSIARYGLGLYLNSSQSGIPYGTFLANVLGSLLIGIILGFAARSQGISDQAVLLLATGFCGGFTTFSTFAYENHVLLKSGDLLSFGIYAIGSFVLGFASVFLGIWLVRFF
- a CDS encoding MDR family MFS transporter translates to MKTLYRHYVANFQGLSKEIWLLSLVTFINRAGAMVIPFLSLYLVSEKGFSLPQVGWIMTGYGLGSLLGNWMGGKLTDRIGFYKTIVISLFLGGLGFISIQFIDSFEGLVIGLFGLMWAVDLYRPGIFVAADVYSKKENLTRSIGLIRLAINLGFSIGPVIGGILIAHVSYNSIFWIDGGSCLLASALLFVLLKPKKRDQNEEKEKVKAGKPPYRNSLYMLFLLIMVINSLVFVQYFSTVPLYYQEDRGLSEDVIGWLLFLNGAMIVLLEMPLIGWLERLGLTKTGAMIWGILFLAASFLVLNFSSGFWILIVGMILMTLGEMIGSPFSNALAIALSPEGRKGSYMGLYSMSWSLSHIIGHNGGMNLIDQFGFANTWYIFFALLIVAVGLSIYLLRQLRKKDNFDSY